In Methylacidiphilum infernorum V4, a single window of DNA contains:
- a CDS encoding NAD-dependent epimerase/dehydratase family protein gives MKILFTGGSSFTGYWFCRQLLEKGHEVTGLLTQKRENYEGIRKERVERLSCEMELIEESPFGSEKMIDLLKKGTFDVLCHHGAYLKDYKSEQFDWLYALETNTKNIKQVIHLAKEQGLGAIILTGSIFEQNEGIGNVPLRAFSPYGLSKGLTFEVFRYYAQLYNIPLGKFVIPNPFGMLEEKRFTFYLISQWKRGNIPAVQTPHYIRDNIPCDLLAGCYGRFVEKVFVQKGPFYRSNPSYFVESQGAFALRLSREVSKRSALSCPVELKEQKSYAEPLVRVNTEPAIFEVQDWSEDRFWDDYVAYALEHY, from the coding sequence ATGAAAATTCTCTTTACGGGTGGGAGTTCCTTTACGGGCTATTGGTTTTGTAGGCAACTTCTGGAAAAAGGGCATGAGGTTACAGGGTTGTTAACCCAAAAGAGGGAAAACTACGAAGGAATCCGCAAAGAGAGAGTAGAGAGACTTTCCTGCGAGATGGAACTGATCGAAGAGTCTCCTTTTGGTTCGGAAAAGATGATCGATCTTCTTAAGAAAGGAACCTTTGATGTCCTTTGTCATCATGGGGCTTACCTCAAGGATTATAAAAGCGAGCAATTTGATTGGCTTTATGCCTTGGAGACAAACACCAAGAATATCAAGCAGGTTATTCATCTTGCCAAAGAGCAAGGCCTTGGAGCTATCATTCTGACGGGTTCTATCTTTGAACAAAACGAGGGGATAGGCAATGTCCCTTTAAGAGCTTTTTCTCCTTATGGCCTTTCCAAGGGATTGACTTTCGAAGTATTTCGTTATTATGCCCAGCTCTATAACATTCCCTTGGGGAAATTCGTCATTCCCAATCCCTTTGGAATGCTTGAGGAAAAAAGGTTTACTTTTTATTTAATTTCCCAGTGGAAAAGAGGGAACATACCGGCGGTTCAAACTCCCCATTACATCCGGGACAACATTCCCTGTGATCTTCTTGCCGGTTGTTACGGCCGGTTTGTAGAAAAGGTTTTTGTTCAAAAAGGACCGTTTTATCGGTCCAATCCCAGTTATTTTGTAGAATCCCAGGGGGCTTTTGCTTTAAGACTCTCCAGGGAGGTAAGCAAGAGATCGGCTTTAAGTTGTCCTGTAGAACTCAAGGAACAAAAATCCTATGCCGAGCCCCTCGTTCGAGTGAATACGGAGCCGGCGATTTTTGAGGTCCAGGATTGGTCTGAAGATCGGTTTTGGGATGATTACGTGGCTTATGCTCTTGAACATTACTGA
- the lhgO gene encoding L-2-hydroxyglutarate oxidase: MEEKDLVVIGGGIIGLALAYKWICAKKKDSVVVLEKEKDVGRHQSSHNSGVLHAGLYYSPGSLKAKLAVEGIRQMVSFCKENKIAHEICGKLVVATEEREVAELHRLKKQGEQNGLVGLRILDAQEMRKIEPYVRGVAAIFVPEEGIVDYRQVCLELAAKIESMRGKILKEVKITGIEKKGKLWEVRTDGRSFLTSNLVNCAGLHSDRICRMAMGSCPLRIVPFRGEYFELKQDKTYLVKNLIYPVPDPRFPFLGVHLTRMINGKVEAGPNAVLSLSREGYNKGSFDWKDAFDSLTYVGLWNFLKRYPLAAWEEWKKSSNKRLFCRAVQKLVPAIKEEDLGRGAVGIRAQALFPDGRLVNDFLFVKEEGILHLLNAPSPGATASLAIADELIKTLEL, translated from the coding sequence ATGGAAGAAAAGGATCTTGTTGTTATTGGTGGGGGCATCATAGGACTGGCTTTGGCCTACAAATGGATTTGCGCCAAAAAGAAGGATTCGGTTGTCGTTTTAGAAAAGGAAAAGGATGTAGGCAGGCACCAAAGTAGCCATAATAGCGGTGTTCTCCATGCGGGGCTTTATTATTCCCCTGGAAGCTTAAAAGCAAAACTGGCCGTCGAGGGGATCAGGCAGATGGTATCTTTTTGCAAAGAAAATAAAATAGCCCATGAAATTTGCGGGAAGCTGGTTGTGGCTACCGAAGAGCGGGAAGTTGCCGAGCTCCATCGACTCAAAAAGCAGGGAGAGCAAAATGGGCTTGTGGGATTGCGTATCCTTGATGCTCAAGAAATGAGAAAAATTGAACCCTACGTAAGGGGCGTAGCCGCGATTTTTGTCCCTGAGGAAGGTATTGTTGATTACCGGCAGGTGTGTCTAGAGCTTGCCGCAAAAATAGAATCCATGAGGGGAAAAATTTTAAAAGAAGTGAAAATAACCGGCATAGAGAAAAAAGGAAAACTTTGGGAAGTAAGAACTGATGGCCGAAGTTTTTTGACATCGAACCTGGTTAACTGTGCGGGTCTGCATTCCGACAGGATATGCCGGATGGCCATGGGGAGCTGTCCCCTCCGGATTGTTCCTTTTAGGGGGGAATATTTCGAACTCAAGCAGGACAAAACTTACCTGGTCAAGAATTTGATCTATCCCGTCCCCGATCCCCGGTTCCCTTTCTTAGGGGTTCACCTGACGCGAATGATCAACGGCAAGGTCGAGGCTGGTCCCAATGCGGTTCTATCCTTATCTAGGGAAGGATATAACAAAGGAAGTTTTGATTGGAAAGATGCCTTTGATTCCCTGACTTACGTAGGATTGTGGAACTTTTTAAAAAGGTATCCTCTTGCAGCTTGGGAAGAATGGAAAAAATCAAGCAATAAAAGGCTTTTTTGTCGTGCAGTCCAGAAGCTCGTTCCCGCGATCAAAGAAGAAGACCTGGGCAGGGGAGCCGTGGGGATCCGGGCTCAAGCTCTATTCCCAGATGGAAGGCTTGTAAATGACTTTCTTTTTGTCAAGGAAGAAGGAATCCTCCATCTTCTCAACGCCCCAAGCCCGGGAGCAACGGCATCACTGGCGATTGCCGATGAACTGATAAAAACTCTCGAACTCTAG